Proteins encoded by one window of Streptomyces sp. LX-29:
- a CDS encoding serine hydrolase domain-containing protein → MPSASVPPALEARPWCAGAVVYAGRSRTTLVHEAVGWAVRYASYDAVTDGGVELPPAARVPARPDTLFDLASLTKLFTAVVAMRCVEQGALDLDGRVASYASEFTAAARHGITPRQLLTHTSGLRPELPLYACAGEAEREAMLRTEEPVGEVGAARGYSDLNLLILQRVLERVTGRPLDALVRDLVTGPLGMDDTRFNPPADLLPRIAATEDQRRPWAKLDRGMLRGVVHDENAHAMGGVAGHAGLFSTAGDLARLCRALLGGGAYEGRRVLAASSVELMLTAPGLGFEVDQPWFTGELAGRGAAGHTGFTGTSLVVDRATDSFVVLLANTVHPRRRPPANAPRAAVATALARAVGAGAG, encoded by the coding sequence ATGCCTTCCGCGTCGGTGCCTCCAGCCCTTGAAGCGCGGCCCTGGTGTGCCGGAGCCGTCGTCTACGCCGGGCGGTCCCGGACCACCCTCGTCCACGAGGCCGTCGGCTGGGCGGTGCGCTATGCCTCCTACGACGCGGTGACCGACGGGGGCGTGGAGCTGCCCCCGGCCGCCCGGGTGCCCGCCCGGCCCGACACCCTCTTCGACCTCGCCTCGCTGACCAAGCTGTTCACCGCCGTCGTCGCCATGCGGTGCGTGGAGCAAGGCGCGCTCGACCTGGACGGCCGCGTCGCCTCGTACGCCTCCGAGTTCACGGCCGCCGCCCGACACGGGATCACCCCGCGGCAGCTGCTCACCCACACCTCCGGGCTACGGCCCGAACTGCCGCTGTACGCGTGCGCGGGCGAGGCGGAGCGGGAGGCGATGCTGCGTACGGAGGAGCCCGTGGGCGAGGTGGGGGCGGCGCGCGGCTACTCCGACCTGAACCTGCTGATCCTGCAGCGGGTGCTGGAGCGCGTCACGGGCCGGCCGCTGGACGCGCTGGTGCGGGACCTCGTCACCGGGCCGCTGGGCATGGACGACACTCGCTTCAACCCGCCGGCCGACCTCCTCCCGCGCATCGCCGCCACCGAGGACCAGCGACGGCCCTGGGCCAAGCTCGACCGGGGGATGCTGCGCGGGGTGGTGCACGACGAGAACGCCCATGCGATGGGCGGCGTGGCCGGGCACGCGGGGCTGTTCTCCACCGCCGGCGATCTGGCGCGGCTGTGCCGGGCGCTGCTGGGTGGCGGGGCGTACGAGGGCCGCCGGGTGCTGGCGGCGTCCTCCGTGGAGCTGATGCTGACCGCCCCGGGGCTGGGCTTCGAGGTCGACCAGCCGTGGTTCACGGGTGAGCTGGCGGGCCGGGGCGCGGCGGGGCACACGGGTTTCACGGGGACGAGCCTGGTCGTGGACCGGGCGACCGACTCGTTCGTGGTGCTGCTCGCCAACACCGTCCACCCACGGCGGCGGCCCCCGGCGAACGCACCGCGCGCGGCGGTGGCCACTGCCCTGGCGCGGGCCGTGGGAGCGGGGGCGGGCTGA
- a CDS encoding small ribosomal subunit Rsm22 family protein has protein sequence MHASASEAAHTGDTLRATLAHLLDGLPPRQAAQAVERLIANYRGRIPTDAPVLRDRSDVAAYAAYRMPATYEAVCAALAAFADAVPDWAPGSHVDVGGGTGAATWAVAATWGGERPVTVLDWAEPALALGREIAAANPALKAVEWRRARIGAQLAVDAADLVTVSYVLNELTEADRGSLVAAVAAAAQAVVIIEPGTPDGYARVIEARDRLVAAGFHIAAPCPHSAACPIVPGSDWCHFAARVSRSSLHRQVKGGSLSYEDEKFSYVAATRFPVAPAPSRVVRKPQIRKGQVLLELCTAEEGLRRENVTKRHGPLYRAARDADWGDAWPPSEPRD, from the coding sequence ATGCACGCATCCGCTTCCGAGGCCGCCCACACCGGCGACACCCTCCGCGCCACCCTGGCGCACCTGCTCGACGGCCTGCCGCCCCGGCAGGCGGCCCAGGCGGTGGAGCGGCTGATCGCGAACTACCGGGGGCGGATCCCGACGGACGCCCCGGTGCTGCGGGACCGATCGGACGTGGCCGCGTACGCCGCGTACCGGATGCCGGCGACGTACGAGGCGGTGTGCGCGGCGCTGGCCGCGTTCGCGGACGCGGTGCCGGACTGGGCGCCGGGCAGCCATGTCGACGTCGGCGGTGGGACCGGGGCCGCCACCTGGGCCGTGGCCGCGACCTGGGGCGGCGAACGGCCGGTGACCGTGCTCGACTGGGCGGAGCCGGCCCTCGCCCTGGGGCGGGAGATCGCCGCGGCGAACCCGGCGCTGAAGGCCGTCGAGTGGCGCCGCGCCCGCATCGGGGCGCAGCTCGCCGTCGACGCGGCGGACCTGGTCACGGTCTCCTACGTGCTCAACGAGCTCACCGAGGCCGATCGCGGCTCCCTGGTGGCCGCCGTCGCGGCCGCCGCGCAGGCCGTGGTGATCATCGAGCCGGGCACCCCCGACGGCTACGCCCGCGTCATCGAGGCCCGCGACCGGCTGGTCGCCGCCGGCTTCCACATCGCCGCGCCCTGCCCGCACAGCGCCGCGTGCCCGATCGTGCCCGGCTCGGACTGGTGCCACTTCGCGGCGCGGGTGAGCCGCTCCTCGCTGCACCGGCAGGTGAAGGGCGGCTCGCTGTCGTACGAGGACGAGAAGTTCAGTTACGTCGCCGCCACCCGCTTCCCGGTGGCGCCGGCGCCGTCCCGCGTGGTGCGCAAGCCCCAGATCCGCAAGGGACAGGTGCTGTTGGAGCTGTGCACGGCGGAGGAGGGGCTGCGCCGGGAGAACGTCACCAAGCGGCACGGTCCGCTGTACCGTGCCGCCCGTGACGCCGACTGGGGCGACGCCTGGCCGCCCTCGGAGCCGCGCGACTAA
- the ddaH gene encoding dimethylargininase, whose protein sequence is MRTTVRRATARRYLMCPPTYFKVTYSINPWMDPAKPVDLRLALAQWEDLRDRYRALGHTVAELEPRRDLPDMVYAANGATVVEGRILGARFAHAERTGEAVAHREWFHTHGYTDVREPEHINEGEGDFAVTSSWLLAGRGFRSSPLSHPEAQEFFGRPVIGLDLVDPRYYHLDTALCVLDDSTDTEVMYYPGAFSPGSRAVLERLFPDALIATEADAAALGLNAVSDGRHVLLPQAAVGLFEPLRQRGYEPIGMDLSELLKGGGSVKCCTQELRA, encoded by the coding sequence TTGCGTACCACCGTGCGCCGCGCCACCGCGCGCCGCTATCTGATGTGCCCGCCCACCTACTTCAAGGTGACCTACTCCATCAACCCCTGGATGGACCCGGCCAAACCGGTGGACCTCCGGCTCGCCCTCGCCCAGTGGGAGGACCTGCGGGACCGGTACCGCGCCCTGGGCCACACCGTCGCGGAGCTCGAACCCCGCCGCGATCTGCCCGACATGGTCTACGCGGCCAACGGCGCCACCGTCGTCGAGGGCCGGATCCTCGGCGCCCGGTTCGCCCACGCCGAGCGCACCGGCGAGGCCGTGGCGCACCGCGAGTGGTTCCACACCCACGGGTACACGGACGTCCGCGAGCCGGAGCACATCAACGAGGGCGAGGGTGACTTCGCCGTCACCTCCTCCTGGCTGCTGGCCGGCCGGGGCTTCCGCTCCAGCCCGCTCTCCCACCCCGAGGCCCAGGAGTTCTTCGGCCGCCCGGTCATCGGCCTGGACCTGGTCGACCCGCGCTACTACCACCTGGACACGGCGCTCTGCGTGCTCGACGACTCCACCGACACCGAGGTCATGTACTACCCGGGAGCGTTCTCCCCTGGCAGCCGGGCCGTGCTGGAGCGGCTCTTCCCCGACGCGCTCATCGCCACCGAGGCGGACGCGGCGGCCCTCGGACTCAACGCCGTGAGCGATGGCAGACACGTCCTGCTGCCCCAGGCGGCGGTGGGTCTCTTCGAGCCGCTGCGGCAGCGTGGCTACGAGCCGATCGGCATGGACCTGAGCGAGCTCCTCAAGGGCGGCGGCAGCGTCAAGTGCTGCACCCAGGAGCTCCGCGCCTAA
- a CDS encoding DUF6243 family protein, producing MDSMYQARGETYRLDKTIRLASHSSRRTSQDGPSHVMTHDPEEMSGMSKGKGSAMLGVGGPRANVPRSAMRGGLRDSAGGRGGMDPLAQKRELLRKLQQGRDGGSLRES from the coding sequence ATGGATTCAATGTACCAAGCACGAGGCGAGACGTATCGTCTTGACAAGACGATACGTCTCGCTTCACACTCATCTCGGCGGACGTCGCAAGACGGACCGTCTCATGTGATGACGCACGACCCCGAGGAGATGAGCGGCATGAGCAAGGGCAAAGGAAGCGCGATGCTCGGCGTCGGCGGACCCCGCGCCAACGTCCCCCGTTCGGCGATGCGCGGCGGCCTCCGCGACAGCGCGGGCGGACGGGGCGGTATGGACCCCTTGGCGCAGAAAAGGGAGCTGCTGCGCAAGCTTCAACAAGGCCGGGACGGGGGATCTTTGAGGGAAAGTTAG
- a CDS encoding TetR/AcrR family transcriptional regulator, translating into MANKTAPDASRRSERSRRAILDAALELVGEVGYPKLTIEAIAARAGVGKQTIYRWWPSKAAVLLDAFIALTEEAAGGPDVEYEIPDTGDLEADLKMVLRATVDEMCDPRYERASRALAAEGVINAELAVQFVERVLEPQLQLYVKRLRAAQEAGQADPSFDPRIALELLVGPLAHRWLLRTRPMTHAYADAVVELALRGITPR; encoded by the coding sequence ATGGCCAACAAGACAGCCCCCGACGCCAGCCGCCGCAGCGAACGCTCCCGGCGCGCGATCCTCGACGCCGCCCTCGAACTCGTCGGCGAGGTCGGCTACCCGAAGCTCACCATCGAGGCGATCGCCGCCCGCGCGGGCGTCGGCAAGCAGACCATCTACCGCTGGTGGCCCTCGAAGGCCGCCGTGCTCCTCGACGCCTTCATCGCGCTCACCGAGGAGGCCGCGGGCGGCCCGGACGTCGAGTACGAGATCCCGGACACCGGGGACCTGGAGGCGGACCTCAAGATGGTGCTGCGGGCCACCGTCGACGAGATGTGCGACCCCCGGTACGAGCGGGCCTCCCGCGCGCTGGCCGCCGAGGGCGTGATCAACGCCGAGCTGGCCGTCCAGTTCGTGGAGCGGGTCCTGGAGCCGCAGCTCCAGCTCTATGTGAAGCGGCTGCGCGCCGCCCAGGAGGCCGGACAGGCGGACCCCTCGTTCGACCCCCGGATCGCCCTGGAGCTGCTGGTCGGCCCGCTGGCCCACCGCTGGCTGCTGCGCACCCGCCCGATGACCCACGCGTACGCCGACGCGGTGGTGGAGCTGGCGCTGCGCGGCATCACCCCGCGGTAG
- a CDS encoding glycerophosphodiester phosphodiesterase yields the protein MVARSLLAGVVMLALSLPIIGPAAPIQRERQRGRQLEAERAHDHRARRTPGHSSRSLPALPRVTYTAHRGGALEVPENSMAGLTTAFVRGEAQVLDFDSRVLRDGTPVVMHDATLDRTTFQSGPVNRLTLPQWRRVVLRPDPSLPSDWVPEAPPTVAEVLDRFGGRRRLMIEAKDPAGLPRLAELVKERRLTRSVFVNTNSPEVAREAAGLGLMAQLWRSAAQLRGDDPAAWRGFVKVLDVDHRARERDLRRALRSGIPRVWAHTVNTPGARDRMLELGCDGIITDAPGLLTRTPVAARYRTTAG from the coding sequence ATGGTCGCAAGATCTCTGCTCGCGGGCGTCGTCATGCTGGCACTCTCGCTGCCGATCATCGGTCCGGCCGCCCCGATCCAGCGAGAACGGCAGCGTGGACGGCAACTGGAGGCCGAGCGGGCGCACGACCACCGGGCCCGGCGCACACCCGGCCACAGCTCCCGCTCGCTGCCCGCGCTCCCGCGCGTCACCTACACCGCGCACCGGGGTGGCGCGCTGGAGGTGCCGGAGAACAGCATGGCCGGCCTGACCACCGCCTTCGTACGCGGCGAGGCCCAGGTGCTGGACTTCGACAGCCGGGTGCTGCGGGACGGGACACCGGTGGTGATGCACGACGCGACCCTGGACCGCACCACCTTCCAGAGCGGCCCGGTGAACCGGTTGACCCTCCCCCAGTGGCGACGGGTCGTGCTGCGCCCGGACCCGTCCCTGCCGAGCGACTGGGTGCCCGAGGCGCCGCCGACGGTGGCCGAGGTGCTGGACCGGTTCGGTGGCCGTAGGCGGCTGATGATCGAGGCCAAGGACCCGGCCGGGCTGCCCCGCCTCGCCGAGCTGGTGAAGGAGCGCCGGCTGACCCGCTCGGTCTTCGTCAACACCAACTCGCCCGAGGTGGCGCGCGAGGCCGCCGGGCTGGGGCTGATGGCACAGCTGTGGCGCTCGGCCGCGCAGCTGCGCGGTGACGACCCGGCGGCCTGGCGGGGCTTCGTCAAAGTGCTGGACGTGGACCACCGGGCCCGGGAGCGGGACCTGCGGCGGGCGCTGCGCTCGGGCATCCCGCGGGTGTGGGCGCACACGGTGAACACCCCGGGGGCGCGCGACCGGATGCTGGAGCTGGGCTGCGACGGCATCATCACGGACGCCCCGGGGCTGCTGACGCGCACCCCGGTGGCCGCCCGCTACCGGACTACCGCGGGGTGA
- a CDS encoding bifunctional DNA primase/polymerase, with protein sequence MERKGRFSQWLRRPRGGAGGDSGPGAGAAGARADLLLAAAAAGFPLAPAAHPDGYGCSCDRIGCPTPARHPISFAWQTQATTDAEKVGQWLNSQPEANFITATGITHDVLDVPADAGRQALERLGEAGVEVGPVATTSADLHESRMLFFTATRGTPEDEDEWWPCELDCHPETMDEHPLLRWHCRGSYVLMPPARLPGEGHVAWLLGPERPLPDPLTLLEALTDACAQYAGDQQEQHGTAAWPMGR encoded by the coding sequence ATGGAACGCAAGGGCAGGTTCTCCCAGTGGCTGCGCCGACCGAGGGGCGGAGCCGGCGGCGATTCCGGCCCGGGCGCGGGCGCGGCGGGCGCCCGCGCGGACCTGCTGCTGGCCGCTGCCGCAGCCGGTTTCCCGCTCGCTCCGGCCGCCCATCCGGACGGCTACGGCTGTTCGTGTGACCGCATCGGCTGTCCCACCCCGGCCCGACATCCCATCTCCTTCGCCTGGCAGACACAGGCCACCACGGACGCCGAGAAGGTCGGCCAGTGGCTGAACAGCCAGCCGGAGGCCAACTTCATCACCGCCACCGGCATCACCCACGATGTGCTGGACGTCCCCGCGGACGCCGGGCGACAGGCCTTGGAGCGGCTCGGCGAGGCGGGCGTCGAGGTGGGCCCGGTGGCCACCACCAGCGCGGATCTCCACGAAAGCCGGATGCTCTTCTTCACCGCCACCCGCGGTACCCCCGAGGACGAGGACGAGTGGTGGCCCTGCGAGCTGGACTGCCACCCCGAGACGATGGACGAGCACCCGCTGCTGCGCTGGCACTGCCGGGGCAGCTATGTGCTGATGCCGCCGGCCCGACTGCCGGGTGAGGGGCACGTGGCCTGGCTGCTCGGCCCCGAGCGGCCGCTACCCGACCCGCTGACCCTGCTGGAGGCGCTCACCGACGCCTGCGCCCAGTACGCGGGCGACCAGCAGGAGCAGCACGGTACGGCGGCGTGGCCGATGGGGCGCTAG
- the efeU gene encoding iron uptake transporter permease EfeU, with translation MFANYLTGLREGLEASLVVCILVAYLVKTGNRDKLLPIWIGVAIAVTVSLGFGAGLEFGTQELTFEAQELIGGGLSIVAVGLVTWMVFWMRRTARHLKAELHGKLDAALAVGTGALVATAFLAVGREGIETSLFVWRAVHAAGGGTDPLVGALLGIASAVVMGWLFYRGALRINLAKFFTWTGGALVVVAAGVLAYGFHDLQEARFLPGLNNRAFDISDTVPPDSWYGTLLKGTFNFQPNPTWLQVTVWTLYLIPTLALFLAPGRVAPNRAAATAAQKEPESHETQVAPSTADDSGSRGGTADAGAGADRMHDGARGAGEHPLGGQG, from the coding sequence GTGTTCGCCAACTACCTGACCGGCCTGCGCGAGGGCCTGGAGGCGTCCCTGGTGGTCTGCATCCTGGTCGCGTACCTGGTCAAGACCGGCAACAGGGACAAGCTGCTCCCCATCTGGATCGGCGTGGCCATCGCGGTCACCGTCAGCCTCGGCTTCGGCGCGGGCCTGGAGTTCGGCACCCAGGAGCTGACCTTCGAGGCCCAGGAGCTGATCGGCGGGGGCCTGTCCATCGTCGCCGTGGGCCTGGTGACGTGGATGGTGTTCTGGATGCGGCGCACCGCCCGGCACCTCAAGGCGGAGCTGCACGGGAAGCTGGACGCGGCGCTGGCCGTGGGCACCGGCGCGCTGGTGGCCACCGCCTTCCTGGCGGTGGGCCGGGAGGGCATCGAGACCTCGCTGTTCGTGTGGCGCGCGGTGCACGCGGCGGGCGGCGGCACGGACCCGCTGGTCGGCGCCCTACTGGGCATCGCCTCCGCGGTGGTCATGGGCTGGCTCTTCTACCGGGGCGCGCTGAGGATCAACCTGGCGAAGTTCTTCACCTGGACCGGTGGGGCGCTGGTGGTGGTGGCCGCCGGCGTGCTCGCCTACGGCTTCCACGACCTCCAGGAGGCGCGCTTCCTGCCGGGGCTGAACAACCGGGCGTTCGACATCAGCGACACCGTCCCGCCGGACAGCTGGTACGGAACGCTGCTGAAGGGGACGTTCAACTTCCAGCCCAACCCGACCTGGTTGCAGGTCACGGTGTGGACGCTCTATCTGATCCCCACCCTGGCGCTCTTCCTCGCCCCCGGTAGGGTGGCGCCGAATCGAGCAGCGGCCACAGCAGCGCAGAAGGAGCCGGAGTCCCATGAGACGCAGGTCGCCCCGTCGACGGCGGATGACTCTGGCAGCCGCGGCGGCACTGCTGACGCTGGCGCCGGCGCTGACCGGATGCATGACGGTGCACGGGGAGCGGGAGAACATCCCCTCGGTGGACAGGGCTGA
- the efeB gene encoding iron uptake transporter deferrochelatase/peroxidase subunit, with protein sequence MSESQERQDHPEPERTTPSRRALLGWGGAGLAIGAAAAGGTAVALAGDGDPAAQPVAEAGAAVPFHGAHQAGIATAVQDRLHFAAFDVTTDDREALISLLKEWTRAAERMTQGHPVGEGAVGGLAEAPPDDTGEALGLKPSRLTLTIGFGPTLFADRKGKDRFDLKKRRPEALGDLPAFPGDNLDPARSGGDLCVQACADDPQVAVHAIRNLARIGMGKVAIRWSQLGFGKTSSTTPEAQTPRNMMGFKDGTRNIAGTDDAALTRHVWVSPKDGPDWMAGGSYLVARRIRMHIETWDRTSLKEQEDIFGRDKAEGAPVGRRRERDEPNLKAMLPDAHVRLAHPDVNGGATILRRGYSFTDGTDGLGRLDAGLFFLAYQRDVRSGFIPVQTSLARSDALNEYIQHVGSALFAVPPGVRDADDWWGRALFS encoded by the coding sequence GTGTCCGAGTCTCAGGAACGCCAGGACCATCCGGAGCCGGAGCGCACGACGCCGTCGCGCCGGGCACTGCTCGGCTGGGGCGGGGCCGGACTGGCAATCGGCGCCGCCGCCGCGGGCGGCACGGCGGTCGCCCTGGCCGGCGACGGCGACCCGGCCGCCCAGCCGGTGGCCGAGGCCGGGGCCGCGGTGCCCTTCCACGGCGCCCACCAGGCCGGCATCGCCACCGCCGTCCAGGACCGGCTGCACTTCGCCGCCTTCGACGTCACCACCGACGACCGGGAGGCGCTGATCTCCCTGCTGAAGGAGTGGACGCGGGCGGCGGAGCGGATGACGCAGGGTCACCCGGTCGGCGAGGGCGCGGTCGGCGGGCTGGCGGAGGCCCCGCCGGACGACACCGGCGAGGCGCTGGGCCTCAAGCCCTCCCGACTCACCCTCACCATCGGCTTCGGCCCCACGCTCTTCGCCGACCGCAAGGGCAAGGACCGCTTCGACCTCAAGAAGCGGCGCCCCGAGGCCCTGGGGGACCTGCCCGCCTTTCCCGGCGACAACCTCGACCCGGCCCGCAGCGGCGGCGACCTGTGTGTCCAGGCGTGCGCCGACGACCCGCAGGTCGCGGTACACGCGATCCGCAACCTGGCCCGCATCGGCATGGGCAAGGTGGCGATCCGCTGGTCGCAGCTGGGCTTCGGCAAGACCTCCTCGACCACCCCGGAGGCCCAGACCCCGCGCAACATGATGGGGTTCAAGGACGGCACCCGGAACATCGCGGGCACCGACGACGCCGCCCTCACCCGGCACGTCTGGGTGTCGCCCAAGGACGGCCCGGACTGGATGGCCGGCGGCTCCTACCTGGTGGCGCGGCGCATCCGGATGCACATCGAGACCTGGGACCGCACCTCGCTCAAGGAGCAGGAGGACATCTTCGGGCGGGACAAGGCCGAGGGCGCGCCGGTGGGCAGGCGGCGCGAGCGCGACGAGCCCAACCTGAAGGCGATGCTGCCCGACGCGCACGTACGACTGGCGCACCCGGACGTCAACGGCGGGGCGACGATCCTGCGCCGGGGCTACTCCTTCACCGACGGCACGGACGGGCTGGGCCGGCTGGACGCCGGGCTGTTCTTCCTCGCCTACCAGCGCGACGTGCGCAGCGGCTTCATCCCCGTGCAGACCAGCCTGGCGCGCTCCGACGCGCTCAACGAGTACATCCAGCACGTGGGTTCGGCGCTGTTCGCCGTTCCGCCGGGCGTCCGGGACGCGGACGACTGGTGGGGCCGCGCGCTCTTCTCCTGA
- the efeO gene encoding iron uptake system protein EfeO, whose product MRAVRSSAVTALAAAAALTAVAGCSEKSDAKGSGAIQVKASDDACEVSKTSFPAGHVALAVENKGSKVTEVYIYAPGDRIVTERENIGPGTKTTITAEVKAGSYEIACKPGMKGDGIRQKVTVTGKGTPVKRDPRLDEAVAAYRAYVQKQADETLPLVEKFAAAIEDGDVEAAKKAYAPSRVGWERTEPVAESFGDIDPKVDLREDGVEKGAKWTGWHRLEKSLWVEKKITAEDRKLAKQLITDLEDWQKRVGKAELTPTSMANGAKELLDEVQTGKVTGEEERYSHTDLVDIQANVEGAETSYSLLRKVAGENDPELVEELDKQFAAVKKHLDGYREGDGFVAYDDKISKAKRKQLSDTVNALAEPLSKLAAAVVKPAE is encoded by the coding sequence ATGAGAGCCGTTCGCTCCTCCGCCGTCACCGCCCTCGCGGCGGCCGCCGCGCTCACCGCCGTCGCCGGATGTTCCGAGAAGTCCGACGCCAAGGGCTCGGGCGCCATCCAGGTCAAGGCATCCGACGACGCCTGCGAGGTGTCGAAGACCAGCTTCCCGGCCGGCCATGTCGCGCTCGCCGTGGAGAACAAGGGCTCCAAGGTCACCGAGGTCTACATCTACGCCCCCGGCGACCGGATCGTCACCGAGCGGGAGAACATCGGGCCGGGCACCAAGACCACCATCACCGCCGAGGTGAAGGCCGGCAGCTACGAGATCGCCTGCAAGCCCGGCATGAAGGGCGACGGCATCCGGCAGAAGGTCACGGTCACCGGCAAGGGCACACCCGTCAAGCGGGACCCGCGGCTGGACGAGGCCGTGGCCGCGTACCGCGCCTACGTCCAGAAGCAGGCCGACGAGACCCTGCCGCTGGTCGAGAAGTTCGCCGCCGCCATCGAGGACGGCGACGTCGAGGCCGCCAAGAAAGCGTACGCCCCGTCCCGCGTCGGCTGGGAGCGCACCGAGCCGGTCGCCGAGTCCTTCGGCGACATCGACCCCAAGGTCGACCTGCGCGAGGACGGCGTGGAGAAGGGCGCGAAGTGGACCGGCTGGCACCGGCTGGAGAAGTCCCTGTGGGTGGAGAAGAAGATCACCGCTGAGGACAGGAAGCTGGCCAAGCAGCTCATCACCGACCTCGAGGACTGGCAGAAGCGGGTCGGCAAGGCCGAGCTCACCCCCACCTCCATGGCCAACGGCGCCAAGGAGCTGCTGGACGAGGTGCAGACCGGCAAGGTCACCGGCGAGGAGGAGCGCTACAGCCACACCGACCTGGTGGACATCCAGGCCAACGTGGAGGGCGCGGAGACCTCGTACTCCCTGCTGCGCAAGGTCGCCGGCGAGAACGACCCGGAGCTGGTCGAGGAGCTCGACAAGCAGTTCGCCGCCGTCAAGAAGCACCTCGACGGCTACCGCGAGGGCGACGGCTTCGTGGCCTACGACGACAAGATCAGCAAGGCGAAGCGCAAGCAGCTCTCGGACACCGTCAACGCGCTGGCCGAGCCGCTGTCCAAGCTCGCCGCCGCGGTCGTCAAGCCCGCCGAGTAG
- a CDS encoding heme ABC transporter ATP-binding protein, with the protein MTRTRTTRTPARDGAQAAARPPGRGLFATRTPGLPEPPAPGDTVAEVDGARVRLAERTVLVEVDLRVTAGEVLALVGPNGAGKSTLLAALAADLAAEGGTVRIAGRPVADWSARELALRRAVLPQSATLSFPFTVEEVVRMGRAPWAGTAAEDEDDEAVRAALAAAEVAEFAGRPFSALSGGERARVALARVLAQRTGLLLLDEPTAALDLRHQELVLRLCRERAAAGDAVVVVLHDLGLAAAYADRVAVLHKGRVAADGPPAEVFDAELLSRVYRQPVEVLRHPRTGALLVLPRRDG; encoded by the coding sequence ATGACCCGCACCCGGACCACCCGCACCCCGGCCCGCGACGGGGCCCAGGCCGCCGCCCGGCCCCCGGGGCGCGGCCTGTTCGCGACCCGCACCCCCGGTCTGCCGGAGCCGCCCGCCCCCGGCGACACGGTCGCCGAGGTGGACGGGGCGCGGGTGCGGCTGGCGGAGCGCACCGTGCTCGTCGAGGTCGATCTGCGGGTCACGGCGGGCGAGGTGCTGGCGCTGGTGGGGCCCAACGGGGCGGGCAAGTCGACGCTGTTGGCCGCGCTCGCCGCCGATCTGGCTGCGGAGGGCGGGACCGTGCGGATCGCGGGCCGACCGGTGGCCGACTGGTCGGCGCGCGAACTGGCGCTGCGTCGGGCGGTGCTGCCGCAGTCCGCGACCCTCTCCTTCCCGTTCACGGTGGAGGAGGTGGTGCGGATGGGCCGTGCGCCCTGGGCGGGCACGGCGGCCGAGGACGAGGACGACGAGGCGGTGCGTGCCGCGCTGGCCGCGGCCGAGGTGGCCGAGTTCGCCGGGCGACCGTTCTCGGCCCTCTCCGGTGGTGAGCGGGCGCGGGTCGCACTCGCCCGGGTGCTGGCCCAGCGCACCGGCCTGCTGCTGCTGGACGAGCCGACCGCCGCGCTCGACCTGCGCCATCAGGAGCTGGTGCTGCGGCTCTGTCGGGAGCGGGCGGCCGCCGGGGACGCGGTGGTGGTGGTGCTGCACGACCTGGGGCTGGCCGCCGCGTACGCGGACCGGGTGGCGGTGTTGCACAAGGGTCGGGTGGCGGCCGACGGGCCGCCGGCCGAGGTCTTCGACGCGGAGTTGCTCAGCCGGGTCTACCGGCAGCCGGTCGAGGTGCTGCGACACCCACGGACGGGCGCCCTGCTGGTTCTGCCACGCCGAGATGGCTAA